The DNA region GAAATACCATTGCGAACAGCTGCTACAGAATCTGCACTTGGAAAAAATTAAAGCAAACATGGTATCTGATGGAAACTGCAATGACTAAGAGAAGGAAAAATGGCTAGAAAAGCCTCACGTGACAGTATTGTGTGATCGGCTGGACTGCCGTGTGAGTCTGCCGCACATAAAGGATCACACATGTATAAACAAACCTCAGACAAACAGAAACCGTGCTAGAAAAATCACCAGAAAGCTGTTAAGGTTTTAAAAAGTGCTGAGAAGCAGaaggggagatggagagagcaCTAGGAGAGGATCATTCCTGACAGATTATTCCTTTACCAGATGATAGGCTCAGCTTTTCCAAAGACAGagccaagcacacacacacacacgcgcgcacacacgcgcacacacacacacacgcgcacgcacacacacacacacacacacacacacacacacacacacacacacacacacaacacagacagacagacacacagacatcttATACTTCTTTCTAGTGTCTCTCATGATACAGTCACATTTCTCTAGAGAGGGAGCCatttgtatgtgcatgtgtgtgtgtgtgtgtgtgtgtgtgtgtgtgtgtgtaatggtaAATGCATTAACAGTGGGAAAAAAGCATGACGACTCCACAAGAAAAGGAGGCAGGACACAAAGCCTCAACAGAGCAACAGAGACAGGCAGGCGTCTGATGTGTCGGACCTTTGAGATAAGTCTGACTTCTCTCTGCACCATTTCCTTGGTTCTGTATCCCGCATCTACATCCCTCAGTGACCTGGCCCCAATTTTCACTGTgtgctggtaaaaaaaaacagctactcTGAAAGAAATGTCTGAGTCAGCATCAGCCAAAGAAGGTAAACTATTCCCCAACCACAATGCTAAAATTTTCTGCAGGCCAGATCTGTGCAGGGAAGTTAAATAACAgccatgttttttgtttcctctctaTTATTCTGCTGTCTTCATCTCACATTCCTCACTCCTGTGATGCAGTGGCCAGTTTGCAATCTCAAAGGGTAGCTGCCAAATCGGAGGTTGTTAAGATTTTTATCTCTATGTTATTCTTTGGGAGAGACATTGAGGAGGTAAATAGGTAATACAGTTGCTTTCTTGCAAAAAACTGCTGTCAGGCTTGATCCAGCAGAGCAAAGTCCCCCAAATCCCTAATGCTCATCAGCCAGCAGCTCAAGACTTTGTTGTACTGGAAAGATCCCAAGTATGACTGAGTTGAAATTTATGAGAGAGAGCATGAGAAATCAGCTGTCTGTTCTTGAATAAATagagatttgaaaaaaaaaccaacccaAAAACATAATACCCTTTAAATCTTTTCCAAAATTAGACATCAGTGAGCAGAAAATAAACTACTTTGTGAGCAGAGGGTAGTTGGTATTAAAACAGGGAAACTATGCCATTTGTGAGCGCATACCTGTGGATACATTAAGTTCAATTTCAAGTTCTCGTTCCAAATGTTAAACATGCTGCTGAAATGAAGGTTATTTTCTCCAAGGATGATGGTGTAAAAACTGAGTCAAAAGCCAAACATCTGAACAGTTTGAGTGCACCAAAAGGACAAGAAGAGAAATCAAATACACGTGTAAGTATAGTTAAGATGTGTGTACATCTGTGTGTATCCACAGGAGTAAATGTGAAATTAGGTTGTCTCCCTGGATTTGGGTTTTGAACAAAGTTTTAATCATTAGCTCATCAGTCTGTCTAATAAATCATCTGAAACAATCTTTGACAGGTGACCCTTTCACTTTTTCCGCTGACCCTGAATGACCTctcgtcttctcttctctcctctactctcttctctcctctcatcgccgctctcctcttcctcaactCTGCCACTTCACATTCTTTACTTCCCTGGGGTAACACTAACGTTTCCCCCATCTTTACTTTTCTGTtctcatattttctgttttcttctcttctcttctgctctcttctcttctcttcttttctcttctcttcgaatcttttctcttctcttctcttctgctctcttctcttcatgGCTGTTGGCATTGCTCTTGTTACATCTGGCAGTAtcccttttttaatattttctctcttctctttcactattttctgtaTAATTCTGATTTTCATAACCTTACTTTTGCTGATAATTTGACTTTACATAGCTGTTTCTCTCCACTTTGGCTGCTTTTGTATGTTTGTTGGCCACAGTGTCTATgcttttgtctgtctctgtctgcatattgtatgtgtctctctctattaAAACCCTTCTCCTCCACCGTCTTCCCcattctctcattctctttcaCAGTTAATTAGTTTTTCTCTGCCACATACaggcacactctctctctctcacacacacacacacacacttctctttcgctctctccaGCCAGGGAAAGTTGTACTGGTGTTGAGTTTCAATACAGAAGGAAATATTTTCAACCATGCAGGAAATGTCTGAACTAGAATAGTTCTCTtcttcttacacacacacacacacacacacacacacacacacacacacactctctctctctctttacaaaaatacatttttattagagAGCCCACAGTAAAAAGAGTAGTTTTAAGAGGAGTAAGAGGAGAGTTTATTTCATCTAATTTAATCTAGCACACAGACGCTGGAGGGGGAGCTATGCTGCAGACGGGAATGGCACCATACAAGAAGCGGTCTGTCAGCGGGAAGAGGAGTACCAGAAACAGCAGCACTCCCATGAGATATGAGAAAACTAGAGCTGAGCGTTCAGGGTGTTGGAAGGCAGAGCTGATGTCAGGCAGGCCCTGGCTGTTACAGAATGAATGGCACAGAACTGGACCTACAACATGACCTAAAGAAAGAGATAACAGATTTAGGAGGTTTTCATTAGGGGTGGGCATTTTAGCCAGGAAGAATGGTATTCACTCCATATCTCACCAGTTCTCATGAATATAAAGGCAGTAAAGGCACCAAACACTGTTGTGTACAAGAACTGCATCCCTGCAACAGAACACAAATAACAGTGAGAAAAGTGACACATTGATGACCTAAAAATCAGTATTTCTACTGTCCATGTAATAGTCTTGCAAAGCTGCAACAAGTTATGCATTACATAAACTAGGTTTTAGATATAGGCTTTGAGTTAGGTGCAAATCAAGTGATagctttcaacattacagtcttttttttgccaaagtccttttttcctctgcagctcaacagggaaacaaaaaaggtaatttaatgctaaacaaatgtaaatgtggcaTATATCCACTTGACATGACTAACTCAGAATCAGAGAGCTGACACCTTActttagatacatttttaaatgcataTGCAGTGTTCATATGAgtacctgactgctgttttaaaacagatttgAAAAACAGTGAACCCGCCCTTTAACTATGTGACTCAGCAACCAATTCATGAATTATATGTTAATAAATCTTATCAAATTTACGTTAAATTCTTGAAGTATTACAGTTTGGTTTATTTCAGGAGAGGAGACTGACCTGCCACCAAGAGAATGACACTCATACAGTCCTTATGGAGGCGCTGTTGCTCTATGATATGGTGGAAATGGGCTACAGTACAATAAAACAGTATTAGTCAAACTATTTGGTTTATAGTTAGCATTTCATTCAAAATAATTAAGCACCTTTTATCGTaagcaaaaagaacaaaaatgtgtatttaattacaatgttaattcatgtattttacCTTTCATTAACCTGTTATAATGTTGTCATGGTCCTCATGCTGACTGTTAAGgtgttaaaagaaaatgattgtttcaagttttttttcataCCAACACCGAAGAACAGTGGTGCCACAAAGATGGCAGCGGTGGGTCCAGTGCAGGGCACCAGCATGGGCAGCATGGCCCCTCTGAACACCAGCTCTTCTGTCAGTGGCGCCACCACCTGGTTTCTGAGCCACACTGCATCTCCCACACACAACCTCCATGACTGAACATCTGGGAAAATCAAATCAAGACATTATGATGGCATACACATCAAATGCATGCAAGCACACATATAAAACTGCCCAACTCCAATCAATTTAATATGACATTTAAGTACGAATAGACGCAAACACAGGCATGTTTAACTCACCCAGCGCTGACTGCAGTTCCCCAGTGAAACCTTTGGGGTTGTCCATCGCAGAATGAACCAGGGGTCCAAGATACAATACCTGATGTGTTGAATAAAATTAGATGTTAATAACCTCCAGAGAGAgtacataaaaaagattaaagcaGAGGCTCTACAGGGCACATTTTCTTAGTATGTGGTTTAAAAATGCTCATGGGATATCCCTACAATTTTCAGAGATTTAATACAGCTTGTAAATGCACACTGTGTTGTATTTGGAGCGGAAAATGAATCTCAGAGATGTCAAAACTGCCTCTGTGCagcataaattaaatgttctaAGAAGGAAACCAGATCTACAGTATACTGCGTAACTGTGGTGTCTTAGTTTCAGACTACTTATACATTTTCCGGTTGACTTTACTTCTAGCAggttaataacattttttatttcatgggAACGCTGGATATGCAGCTTTTattctgttctttgttttttgtatctGAGACAATCTGCATAGTATTGTGATACCTATTATGCAATGTGTGGtctagtttttgtcattttaataaagAACATAATCTCTGATAAATGTTGGTCTTCAAGGTTTTTCTGGCTTGAATCATTTCACACTTACCATGGTTAGAAGCAATGGAAATACGGCTGCAGGAATGAAACCTTCCAAGCGAACTCCCATCAACGCCCACACAGACACATCGACCTTGAAGGGCAAGTGCAGCTTTTTAAGCAAAGTTTTTACCCTTTAGTGATTATAAAGTTAAGCCAATGAGTGAGCCCATAAGCTTAACCTCACAGGACACTGTTTATATTGTGAACATGCCCCTAGGAGTGAGGACACTGTCCTTCACCTGAATGGTCAGGGTTCCCCGTGGAGGAAATTTTCACCATTGCTGTTCTACACTGAGGATGGATGATGGTGAGTAACATCAAATCACAAATTCAAGTATGCTTAATAAACCCCTATATTCTTCGCTAAATTTATATCATTGTCTCTCTAATTCTCTATTTTGCTAGTAGTGCCATTTTTGGAGTATACTTTGGGTGTAAATTATACTGTCAGTGACTGTATACAGTACTAGTCAAAAGtctggacacactttctcattcaagtgaatgggaaacTTGCTGAAAATCTCTTTGAGATTTGTTAGATTTATTGGTAGTCCATCTTTCTGTGGAACACAAACTAGGCTCCCAGTTAaactattaataattaattagtcAGCTTACAAGTACAGTATTGTGTGCGTGTATCCAAATTCTTATACattgtattcctctgtgctgtagacctccattgttgtcttaacactattaaaaacacattaatgagccACAtcactgcactgggtgacatcaCCCTGAAGATTACCATCagattagtttgtttagaaTCTGCTCCAGAGACCATATTTTCAGTCTCTAGATAGAAGTCTATATGTCAGACGCCAATGCACGCGTAACTAGTTTGttgtgttatataacacaacctcttgactttgtaatACATTATTACAGAATTGCCTTCCAACACATCAACAGCATTGTCTACCTCACATGGAAGTATtgtccagagactgaaaacgtAATCACTGTTATTAGACTTTGGAGCTCTTTCAAAACCACTGGAACCAAACTATTTGGTGCAAAGGtatgactcactgatgtgtttttaatagtttttggaggTCTACAGCCCAGAGGAATacatcaggctttggatacacataCAATACCTTCTTGTAagtaggatgagttcattgttggtttggttctgcaaatgagatttattgacaataagaaaaatatagccACATTTTTCAATACTCCGTCATTTGCTGAAATAATGTTTAATGCctttaaatctaaaaatgtatgtgaggtaaaaatgaaaacactacCACATAaaccttttttctgtcttattcATATTCTGCAGTTCATAATGCCCAGCTGGagaagtgagagagacagatgaagaCAATGACATGTTTTATCCACGTGGACTCACCCTGACATCAGCCCAATGTATCCATGCCTTCACCACGGCAGGTGACAGAGCAGAGACCAGCAGTACACTGGCACAGCGGCGCTTTATCACACTGGGATGgtccctgcacacacacacacacaaacacacatacacacacatagagtagCAGTTAAATTAACCCAGTCTAACAGCACTGTCTGAGGACTGCAGGTGAGTTGTGTACCTGGGTAAGATGCTTCTCCAGATGTACAAACTTCCAACATAAAAAAAGGCCAGCAGAAGGCAGCTCAGCACACACACCCAACACCTTGTGTGGGCATGCACTTCCTGCCTTATAGAGCCATGTCCTGGTTCCAGCATGACAGGAGTAAGCGTTTGCAATCGGAGCTTCAACTGGTTTCTCAGGGGAGCTACAGCTAGAACAACAACACAGGTTCATCATGCTTTGGATTGGCTCGGTCCAACCTGACAATCCAGATTAGTGGATCCCAACGAAGAGATCTGTGTTGCAAAGGCAAGCTGATTAACTCTAatactacacatacacacatacgtaAGTGTACATGTACGtatcactcacaaacacacacacacacacacacacacacaaactcgtACACTCCTTACGGATAAAAACATACAACGTCAATGTGTGATCACAAGAAGACTTCCAGTAAATAAAGGCCTGATCCTCTTTATCATCCTCTACCTTTGATTTAGGCCTTGGGGAGTGTTAAACGTGTAAAGAAATACttgtgtaattatttttttctgtgcaggAAAACACTGAGGTCAGCCTGCAAGTACAGCTGACACATTCCTGTTAAATCCTTCTTAATTATATTAATCAGTGCTTGTTggtgacctgagagagagagacagttgtaCCCTGACAAGGAATTGAAACTGGTGTGCagtaaccacttgaccaccagGTACTGATCAATATATGAAGGCAGTAGGTAGACTACCAAAGTTTCAAAATGTACTAGGCCACTAGATATTTACTGTGGAGAATAACAGTACACAATTATGTTCTTAGCAAATTTCAGTCAATGATTTTCCTTAGTGACAATGTATTTACTTAcaacattttcatatatatGGAAAACTAAAGGAATATTATCTTTCTACATTGTGACCCCTTCTAAACAAACTTGTGGCTTGATTACCTTAAAAATCATTTCACACCATTTTGCCTTATAGCCCTACTTTACACAACTGTTTGATTTGCATGTACTGGTCCAAGTTAGTATTGGGAAGTATTCATCTGGGTTCATAAAATGTAacaatgttttatgtattttatacaTTATGCAACTTCACGAAAGAATACAAATAtctcatttagtgttttttaacTTATTGactaaaggatgggttcacaattttttaaagtctttccTAAAATAACAGTCAAGTACCCAAAttaatattgatgtttttaaaaaaaaaaacctaacccttatcattcctcctgttcatactgacaatTAGGAGATCACTTCAAAATACACTTATAATGTGAGTAATCAGGGGCAAAATCCACAATCtttccataaaaaaatatatctaaaaGTTGATTTGAAGGTGATGCTTTAGTCATccaaattaatcaaatcaatatctttcaaagttactgtctttttgtacttttgtctctttttgttactatactactacttaggtaaacaaaatgaataaatatcatTAGATGTTCTAAATGTTCTAAAATATCTTATCAACtcatttacacatacaaatatatattaatatcaaCACCACAAAGGTTCGTTGCAGGGACTGTTCATTGTGTGTCCAAAGCATCATTCAAAAAATACAGAATTAAGCAACAAACTCTATTTATTCTTCCTCATCATATATTCACCTCATAAATACAGACAGCAACATCAGGTACACAGTGTGTAACAGCTATACAGTAGTGATGTGAAGCAGAGTACCACTTAATCATCAGCACACAACAAAAAGCATGCATGCAGTAGTCAAACATCACAGAAATTAGGGAATGTTGATTTCTGTGAATCAAACTGGTATGAACATCACAACCACACATACTGTGGTTGATTCCAGGCACTAGAAATAAAAGGTTTAACCTGTGAGCAGCCTTCGTGTGCACACACGATTGAAGAACACATTCAACATCtagcaaaaaaacaaccaaatatgaAACTGCAATATGTGGAATTGCTTTTATCTGCTTTTATCAAACGTGATGTTGAAGATGTGGGTGGTCATCTTGAAACTGAAAGCATGTACAGTACCCTCTACTCACAATATTGTGGGTTTGAGTCCAGCTCATGACGCGAAATGCAATTCTTTATCTAAAATGTCTTTGCATGTTAACACCTTTTCGGGAGGGGGGTTGAAATGGCAatgtaacacaaacacagattcCGTAATGTAAGCAGATTATGAGCAATTGTAAACTATTaaccataaaaatgaaatgacaggATATAGCACATTTTGGCCTGATTTCACGACAAGGGAaacctatttttaaaaaagaaaaaacagtgttCAAACAGAACAAACTTTAAGAAgaaagtacacacaaacacgcaaaACACCATATGTGCAAATAGATGTACAACACTTTGATacatcatttcaataaataaaaataatactatTACTTTAAGACAAACTGTAAAGAATGAAACTTTgataaaaaacactttgaaagaTGACAGTTTGCAGCTCTTATCTTGCCCATCAGGGACTTGTTTTGTATGAACAGTTCTTCAGGAAAGTAAAGgcacttaaaaacaaacaaagggaAAGCTGTTTGtgcttctcctctcttctcactGTAAGACACATTTGTCTTTGTTGCTGTATTTTCTTCTCCTCATCTCCAGGCCACGTTCCAAACGCTCATCCTCCTCCATTGCCCtgccaacacaaacacatgtataGTACTAGCATCAACCTCTAAGTTTACTTTGGATCTTCATaatcaaaaaaatttaaaacatgatttatttttagtcTTTTGCTGAGTT from Scomber japonicus isolate fScoJap1 chromosome 13, fScoJap1.pri, whole genome shotgun sequence includes:
- the LOC128370873 gene encoding CAAX prenyl protease 2-like, yielding MLEPGHGSIRQEVHAHTRCWVCVLSCLLLAFFYVGSLYIWRSILPRDHPSVIKRRCASVLLVSALSPAVVKAWIHWADVRVDVSVWALMGVRLEGFIPAAVFPLLLTMVLYLGPLVHSAMDNPKGFTGELQSALDVQSWRLCVGDAVWLRNQVVAPLTEELVFRGAMLPMLVPCTGPTAAIFVAPLFFGVAHFHHIIEQQRLHKDCMSVILLVAGMQFLYTTVFGAFTAFIFMRTGHVVGPVLCHSFCNSQGLPDISSAFQHPERSALVFSYLMGVLLFLVLLFPLTDRFLYGAIPVCSIAPPPASVC